Within the Emticicia oligotrophica DSM 17448 genome, the region TAAGTAATGCGTAATCAATATCTTCTTCAACATCAGTAACCATAATAGTTTCTGGGTTACTTACCAAGTTGCCATCTTCATCAAAGTTATTTTCATTAAAAGGAATGAATTCAAAAAACAAACCGTTATTTAAAACTAACTTTAAATTTCCGTCTGGTCTATCTTGATAAGCTAAGAAGCCCTCAGAAGCCATGTATGTTTCAATGTAAAGTACTGGTTTTCCAAAGAGTTTTTCTAAGCCTTGTTTGTATGGCTCTAATGAAACTCCACCCCAACCAAATGCAGTGAGGTTAGGCCATAATTCGTGTATGTTATTGAGATTATATCGCTTGATTATTCGTTCTAATAAAATTGTATGCCACGCTGGCACACCAGCAATAAAGCCGATATCCCATTTGGGAGCATTAATTGTTATATCTTCAAGTTTATTTTCCCAATCTTTTAGAGCTGAAATTTTTTGCCCAGGTTTGTAAAAGTTTTGGAACCAAATAGGAATTGTTCCGGTGGTTATTCCACTTAAATCACCTTCATAATGAGAATCAACTTCATTGAGTGCAGTACTACCGCCAAGCATTAAATAGCCTTTCTCAAATAAATCGGCCGGTAATTGTGTATAAAGGCCTAAAGATATAATTTGATTAATACTTGTTCTTTGAATAGCCTTAATCATTTCTTTAGTTACTGGAATTGCCTTTGATGCAGCATCTGATGTGCCCGAACTTAAAGCAAAATATTTAACTTTTCCTGGCCAGCAGACATTTTTTTCTCCTAATCGAGCTTTATACCACCATTCATTATAGATTTTGGTGTAGTCATAAATAGGAACATTTTTTTTGAATTTTTCGTAATATTCCGTTCCGTTTTCAAAAATTGCCGAACTTAAAATTTCATCAAAATTATATGCCTCTCCAAATTGCGTATAACGAGCTTTTGATAGAAGTTTTGTAAGTGCCTTTTTCTGCCACTTAGCAGGTTTTATTTTTCGAATTTGTTGAATCGTGCTTGTTAACTTAATACTACTCTTTAGTAGACGTCCTAATACTGCCATATTGTTTTCCTTTAATTTTTTAGTAATTAACGGGTGTTCATTTCAAAAATAATAGTTTGTTATGAAAAAGTTGTGATAGTTGACTGTTATTCTTACAATTTCCAACGTTTAAGGTTTTTCATTGCATGATAAGCAGTCATATCATAATGTACTGGTACAACTGATACATAGTTATTATTTAAGGCAAAAATGTCAGTATCTGAAGCCTCTGGTTCTCGATTTACAAAATCGCCACCCATCCAGAAATAGGGTCTTCCATGAGGGTCTTTTCTTGCATCAAATTCTTCATGCCAATAGCCATTGGTTTGACGACATATTTTTATACCCTTAATAGGTTTATCTGAAAATGCTGGAAAATTGACATTTAATGCAACATTTGAGGGGAACTCATTCGCCAATGCCTTTTCTACAATTTTTTTAATCCATTTTTTCACATGTGAAAATTCGGCATCATATTTAAAATCATCCAAAGAAAAGCCGATGGATGGAATTCCTTCAATTGCTCCTTCTACAGCAGCCGACATAGTTCCTGAGTAAATTACAGAAATTGAAGAGTTTAAGCCATGATTTATGCCACTTACGACTAAATCAATTTTCCTTTCTCTCAAGAAATGGTGTTTTGCCAACTTCACACAGTCAGCTGGAGTACCAGAACACTCGTAAGCTTCTATATTTTTAAAAATTTTATTTTTTTTAACATGAATTGTACTATCCACAGTAATGGCATGCCCCATTCCAGAATTTGGACTATCTGGTGCCACAACGAAAACATCACCAATTTTTTTTACTACTTCAATCAATACTGAAATTCCTTTTGAAGTAATACCGTCATCATTGGTAACTAAGATAAGTGGTCGCATATATTTAATTGATGATTTTTAGAATGTGTAATTATTGGATATTCTTTCTACTATTTTATTATATTGCAAAATTATAAATAAAGCATTTTATGGGAATTATATATCAGATTGCAACCCACAAAGATATTAAAGTGATTCGAGAAATTGCTAATAAAACTTGGTTTGTTACTTATGAGCCAATTTTAGGAAAAGAACAGCCTAAATACATGTTTGATGAAATTTACTCTGAAAGTGCTTTACTAGAGCAAATGCAAGAAGGTCAAACTTTTATTTTACAATATTTATACAACGAAGTTTTAGCTTTCGCTTCTTACTCTTTGAAAAGTTATGAAAAGGAATTGACCTATAAATTAAATAAATTGTACTTAGACCCTTCTTTTCAGGGTGGAGGATATGGCAAAAAGCTTATCTCTGAAGTTGAAAAACATGTCAAGGCTTTAGGAGCTAAAAACTTAGACTTAAATGTCAATCGACATAATAAAGCCATTGATTTTTATAAAAAAAACGGTTTTACTATCATTGAGGAAGTAGATATTCCGTTTGGACCTTATTTCATGAATGATTTTATTATGAGAAAAGTATTAGTGTAAGAGCTTTGAATCATGTAAGTTTCTCAATTTTTTCCATGTAACGCTCAAATCTTTGAATATTTTGGGTAGGCTTGCCCGATTCAATGAACACAATTTGTGGAGTTTGGCTTCTTTTTGATTCTAATAAATGTAGTTTATTAAGTATATTTTTCAAATGGCGAGCTGTACCTTCATTTCCATCAAAAATACTTAATTGTGGAGCTAATTTGTAGAATATCGGTTCAAAATATGTAAAATGAGTACAACCTAAAACAATCGAACCAAATTTCTGAATATCAATCTGTTTAAGTGTTTCAAGAATGTAGTTTTCGGCATCAATACCAAAATCTTCTTTTTCAGCTAACCTTACGAGTTCTGGTAAAGCCATTCTTTCTACGATATTATTGGCGTCAAGCGAATCAAGCAACCGTTGGAATCTTGCTGAACGTAAAGTTATGGGAGTAGCACAAACCAAAATATGTTTACGCTTACCATCAAGTTCTCTTGTATCATTATCAATAGCAACCTTGACAGCTGGTTGGATGGCTATAATCGGAATACTTAGTCGAGTTCTAAGGTCTTCTACACAAACATTGGTTGCAGTATTACAAGCTAGCACTATTGCTTTGACACCAATTTCTAAGAAGTAGTTTACGGCTTTATCAACGTATTCTTTAATTTGTTCTTCCGTTTTAGTGCTGTACGGAACGTTTTCAGTATCGGCATAATAACAGTATTGCTCGTTTGGTAACTGCCGAATAATTTCGTGCAGTAATGTCAGACCACCAATACCAGAGTCAAAAACACCAATCATGTATCTTTTAAAGAATGTTTAATTAGAATGGGAAATCGCTTTCTGCATCTAAATTTCTAGGTTGATTAGCCTTACTTCCAAGCGTAACAGTATTACCAAAACCTGTTTTAGGAGTAGAGGCACTTTCAAAATTTTCAAGTGAATTTGTTGTATTAATAGGTTTTGGAATATTAAATTCAGCAAAGCCATCTTGACCGGGAATTGGACTGTAAAAGCCATCTAAATCAGTAAATTTAGTGTATTT harbors:
- a CDS encoding GH3 family domain-containing protein → MAVLGRLLKSSIKLTSTIQQIRKIKPAKWQKKALTKLLSKARYTQFGEAYNFDEILSSAIFENGTEYYEKFKKNVPIYDYTKIYNEWWYKARLGEKNVCWPGKVKYFALSSGTSDAASKAIPVTKEMIKAIQRTSINQIISLGLYTQLPADLFEKGYLMLGGSTALNEVDSHYEGDLSGITTGTIPIWFQNFYKPGQKISALKDWENKLEDITINAPKWDIGFIAGVPAWHTILLERIIKRYNLNNIHELWPNLTAFGWGGVSLEPYKQGLEKLFGKPVLYIETYMASEGFLAYQDRPDGNLKLVLNNGLFFEFIPFNENNFDEDGNLVSNPETIMVTDVEEDIDYALLISTCSGAWRYLIGDTIKFTDKQRMEIKITGRTKHFLSLCGEHLSVDNMNHALELVSKDLGIDVREFTVIGIKHPPLFAHQWYVGSDLPVDEEDFCKRLDEKICELNDDYAVERKHGLKNVFVKVLPQQAFYDWMKIKGKVGGQHKFPRVLKGKLVDEWQDFIKENYS
- the surE gene encoding 5'/3'-nucleotidase SurE, yielding MRPLILVTNDDGITSKGISVLIEVVKKIGDVFVVAPDSPNSGMGHAITVDSTIHVKKNKIFKNIEAYECSGTPADCVKLAKHHFLRERKIDLVVSGINHGLNSSISVIYSGTMSAAVEGAIEGIPSIGFSLDDFKYDAEFSHVKKWIKKIVEKALANEFPSNVALNVNFPAFSDKPIKGIKICRQTNGYWHEEFDARKDPHGRPYFWMGGDFVNREPEASDTDIFALNNNYVSVVPVHYDMTAYHAMKNLKRWKL
- a CDS encoding GNAT family N-acetyltransferase yields the protein MGIIYQIATHKDIKVIREIANKTWFVTYEPILGKEQPKYMFDEIYSESALLEQMQEGQTFILQYLYNEVLAFASYSLKSYEKELTYKLNKLYLDPSFQGGGYGKKLISEVEKHVKALGAKNLDLNVNRHNKAIDFYKKNGFTIIEEVDIPFGPYFMNDFIMRKVLV
- the murI gene encoding glutamate racemase — encoded protein: MIGVFDSGIGGLTLLHEIIRQLPNEQYCYYADTENVPYSTKTEEQIKEYVDKAVNYFLEIGVKAIVLACNTATNVCVEDLRTRLSIPIIAIQPAVKVAIDNDTRELDGKRKHILVCATPITLRSARFQRLLDSLDANNIVERMALPELVRLAEKEDFGIDAENYILETLKQIDIQKFGSIVLGCTHFTYFEPIFYKLAPQLSIFDGNEGTARHLKNILNKLHLLESKRSQTPQIVFIESGKPTQNIQRFERYMEKIEKLT